Proteins from a genomic interval of Beijerinckia indica subsp. indica ATCC 9039:
- the radA gene encoding DNA repair protein RadA yields MAKPRSTFVCQACGAITQRWQGRCDACGEWNTIIEEVAASGIGAQIGAKAAQGGRKGRIFSLSGLSEKEHTPPPRLMTGMSELDRVTGGGFVPGSVILLGGEPGIGKSTLLIQACATLADQGHRIAYISGEEAVAQVRLRAERLGLGGSAVELASETGVEDIVATLSQGKKPALVIIDSIQTMWSDLIEAAPGTVSQVRGTAQTLIRFAKHLGVVVILVGHVTKDGQIAGPRVVEHMVDAVISFEGEGGRDFRILRAVKNRFGPTDEIGVFEMTGRGLAEVANPSALFLSGRDAATPGAAVFAGMEGTRPLLVEIQALVAPSALGTPRRAVVGWDTSRLAMIVAVLEAHANVRLGQYDLYLNVAGGLRISEPAADVAAAAALVSSLSGVSLPVDRVFFGEIALSGAVRPVAHAIPRLREAAKLGFASALLPPQPQDPDKKTSEGAPSVLSLTPCAHIGSLVAGIMQQARQA; encoded by the coding sequence ATGGCCAAGCCGCGTTCGACTTTTGTCTGCCAGGCCTGCGGCGCGATCACGCAGCGCTGGCAGGGACGCTGCGACGCCTGCGGGGAATGGAACACCATCATCGAGGAAGTCGCGGCCTCTGGGATCGGCGCGCAAATCGGCGCCAAAGCCGCGCAGGGTGGTCGCAAAGGGCGCATCTTTTCACTCTCCGGTCTTTCCGAAAAAGAACATACGCCGCCACCGCGCCTCATGACCGGCATGAGCGAACTCGACCGCGTGACAGGCGGCGGTTTTGTGCCCGGCTCCGTCATTCTTCTCGGCGGCGAGCCCGGGATCGGCAAATCGACCCTCCTCATTCAAGCCTGCGCGACGCTGGCCGATCAGGGCCACCGGATTGCCTATATTTCCGGGGAAGAAGCGGTCGCGCAGGTGCGGTTGCGGGCCGAGCGTCTCGGCCTTGGCGGCAGTGCCGTGGAACTCGCTTCGGAAACCGGCGTCGAGGATATTGTCGCAACCCTCAGCCAGGGCAAAAAGCCCGCCCTCGTCATCATCGATTCCATTCAGACCATGTGGAGCGACCTTATCGAGGCCGCGCCCGGCACTGTTTCCCAAGTACGCGGCACCGCGCAAACCCTGATTCGCTTCGCCAAACATCTCGGCGTCGTGGTGATTCTCGTCGGCCATGTCACCAAGGATGGGCAGATCGCTGGGCCGCGCGTCGTCGAACATATGGTCGATGCTGTGATTTCCTTTGAGGGCGAGGGCGGCCGCGACTTCCGCATCCTGCGCGCCGTCAAGAACCGCTTCGGGCCGACCGACGAGATCGGTGTGTTCGAAATGACCGGTCGCGGCCTCGCCGAGGTCGCCAATCCTTCCGCCTTGTTTCTCTCCGGCCGCGATGCCGCGACGCCAGGCGCCGCGGTTTTCGCCGGCATGGAAGGCACACGCCCCCTGCTCGTCGAGATCCAGGCGCTGGTCGCGCCAAGTGCGCTCGGCACGCCGCGCCGCGCCGTGGTCGGCTGGGATACGAGCCGGCTCGCCATGATCGTCGCGGTGCTCGAAGCCCATGCCAATGTGCGTCTTGGCCAATATGATCTTTATCTCAATGTCGCGGGTGGATTGCGGATCAGCGAACCGGCGGCCGATGTCGCGGCGGCGGCGGCGCTCGTCTCCTCGCTCAGCGGTGTCAGCCTGCCGGTCGATCGCGTCTTTTTTGGCGAAATCGCGCTTTCTGGCGCCGTGAGGCCAGTCGCCCATGCCATCCCGCGCCTGCGCGAGGCTGCCAAACTCGGTTTTGCAAGCGCCCTCTTGCCGCCACAACCGCAAGATCCAGATAAGAAAACCAGCGAGGGCGCGCCCAGCGTTTTGTCGCTGACCCCTTGCGCCCATATTGGCAGCCTGGTCGCCGGCATCATGCAACAGGCGCGGCAGGCTTAG
- a CDS encoding CvpA family protein, which translates to MPSYLDLGLIVVVLISAILAMLRGFTREVLAIASWGAAALAAIYFYPLVLPYIKPYIAKDILAEGASAAIVFFATLIIVSIITIQLSDVILDSKVGALDRSLGFVFGALRGLLLCVIAFVFFNWLVPEQNQPEWVKTARMRPLLKSTGAELLNVLPDDPEGLLARLKKPKTAPEEAEPDNAPSGQSPSKNL; encoded by the coding sequence ATGCCATCCTATCTCGATCTGGGGCTGATCGTCGTCGTTCTGATTTCGGCCATTCTCGCCATGTTGCGCGGTTTTACCCGCGAGGTCCTGGCCATTGCCTCCTGGGGCGCGGCGGCACTCGCGGCCATTTATTTCTATCCTTTGGTCTTGCCTTATATCAAACCCTATATCGCCAAGGATATACTTGCAGAGGGCGCTTCAGCCGCCATTGTCTTCTTCGCGACACTGATCATCGTTTCGATCATTACTATCCAATTGTCCGATGTCATTCTCGATTCGAAGGTCGGCGCGCTTGATCGGTCGCTTGGGTTCGTCTTCGGCGCCTTGCGCGGCCTGCTGCTCTGCGTCATCGCCTTCGTTTTCTTCAACTGGCTGGTGCCGGAACAGAATCAGCCGGAATGGGTGAAAACGGCGCGTATGCGCCCGCTCTTGAAAAGCACCGGCGCTGAATTGCTCAACGTCCTGCCAGATGATCCGGAAGGCCTTCTCGCCCGCTTGAAGAAACCAAAGACCGCGCCCGAGGAAGCGGAGCCCGACAATGCTCCCAGCGGCCAGAGTCCTAGCAAAAATCTTTGA
- the purF gene encoding amidophosphoribosyltransferase: MDEVSDLPSDLDPSYSASDPGAFDLDADRLREECGVFGIFGHPDAAAITALGLHALQHRGQEAAGIVTFEGTRFHSERRLGLVGDHFSSASTIERLPGSVAIGHVRYSTTGETILRNVQPLFAELSSGGFAVAHNGNLTNGLTLRRDLVREGAIYQSTSDTEVILHLVARSRKPRLVQRFIEALGTIEGAYALVAISNKKLIGARDPLGIRPLVIGQLDGHYILASETCALDIIGARFVRDVENGEVVIISEKGIESLRPFPQRPMRPCIFEYIYFARPDSIVQGRSVYAVRKAMGAELARESMVDADVVVPVPDSGVPAALGFAQQSGIPFELGIIRNHYVGRTFIQPTQTVRELGVRLKHSVNRSVVEGKRIVLLDDSIVRGTTSVKIVQMMRDAGAREVHFRISSPPISYPDYYGIDTPEREKLLAATHSLEEMRAYIGSDSLAFLSVDGIYRAMGENGRDPLRPQFTDHCFTGDYPTALTDVMGEAKNQLSLLAEAS, translated from the coding sequence ATGGATGAAGTGAGCGATTTGCCGTCGGACCTCGATCCCTCTTATTCCGCCTCCGACCCAGGCGCCTTCGATCTCGACGCCGATCGGCTGCGTGAGGAATGCGGCGTATTCGGCATTTTCGGTCATCCCGATGCCGCGGCCATTACCGCGCTCGGCTTGCATGCCCTGCAGCATCGCGGGCAGGAAGCGGCCGGTATCGTCACTTTCGAGGGGACACGCTTCCATTCCGAGCGGCGGCTCGGCCTCGTTGGCGATCATTTCTCCTCCGCCTCGACCATCGAACGCTTGCCAGGCTCTGTGGCCATAGGCCATGTGCGCTATTCGACAACCGGCGAGACAATCCTGCGCAATGTGCAACCGCTCTTCGCGGAACTCAGTTCCGGCGGCTTCGCCGTCGCCCATAACGGCAATCTGACCAATGGTCTCACCTTGCGCCGCGACCTTGTACGGGAAGGCGCCATCTATCAATCTACTTCTGATACGGAAGTCATCCTGCATCTCGTCGCGCGCAGCCGCAAGCCGCGTCTGGTCCAGCGTTTCATCGAGGCGTTAGGCACGATCGAAGGCGCCTATGCGCTGGTCGCCATCTCCAACAAAAAACTGATCGGAGCTCGCGATCCGCTCGGCATCAGGCCGCTCGTCATCGGCCAACTCGACGGCCATTATATTCTCGCTTCAGAAACCTGCGCTCTCGACATTATCGGCGCCCGTTTCGTCCGCGATGTCGAGAATGGCGAGGTCGTCATTATTTCCGAAAAGGGGATCGAAAGCCTGCGGCCTTTCCCGCAGCGTCCCATGCGCCCCTGCATCTTTGAATATATCTATTTCGCGCGGCCGGATTCGATCGTCCAGGGCCGTTCCGTCTATGCTGTGCGCAAGGCGATGGGCGCGGAACTGGCTCGGGAAAGCATGGTCGACGCCGATGTCGTCGTGCCGGTTCCTGATTCCGGCGTGCCAGCCGCACTCGGCTTCGCGCAGCAATCGGGCATTCCGTTCGAACTCGGCATTATCCGCAATCATTATGTCGGGCGCACCTTCATTCAGCCGACCCAAACGGTGCGTGAACTCGGCGTGCGCCTCAAGCACAGCGTCAATCGCTCGGTGGTCGAGGGCAAGCGCATTGTTCTGCTCGATGATTCGATCGTGCGCGGCACAACCTCGGTCAAGATCGTGCAGATGATGCGCGACGCTGGGGCGCGCGAGGTGCATTTCCGCATTTCCTCGCCGCCGATCTCCTATCCCGATTATTACGGCATCGACACGCCGGAACGCGAAAAACTGCTCGCCGCCACCCATTCGCTGGAGGAAATGCGCGCCTATATCGGCTCGGATTCCCTGGCCTTTCTCTCGGTCGATGGCATCTATCGCGCCATGGGCGAGAACGGCCGCGATCCCTTGCGCCCGCAATTCACCGATCATTGTTTCACCGGCGATTATCCGACCGCCCTTACCGATGTCATGGGCGAGGCGAAAAACCAGCTCTCGCTGCTTGCAGAGGCCAGCTAA
- a CDS encoding SDR family NAD(P)-dependent oxidoreductase yields the protein MSKLLAGSIALVTGASRGIGHALALDLARAGAHVIALARTQGALEELDDEIRDAGSEATLVPCDLKDFEALDRLGHAIFSRWGKLDIFIGNAGLLGPVSPLAHVDPKQWEDVLAVNVTANWRLIRSLDPLLRASDAGRAVFITSGVGHRADFKPYWGPYATSKAALDALARTYAAETVNVSPVRVMLVNPGPLRTAMRAKAMPGEDPLTLRTPEDLSPKVLTLCSPEWTETGKLYDFPQDRILSFQGPA from the coding sequence ATGTCCAAACTCCTTGCCGGCAGTATCGCTCTCGTCACCGGCGCCTCGCGCGGTATCGGCCACGCCCTGGCCCTCGATCTCGCCCGCGCCGGCGCCCATGTCATCGCGCTCGCCCGCACGCAAGGCGCGCTGGAGGAACTCGACGACGAGATCCGCGATGCCGGCAGCGAGGCGACACTGGTGCCCTGCGATCTCAAGGATTTCGAGGCGCTCGACCGGCTCGGCCATGCGATTTTTTCGCGCTGGGGCAAGCTCGATATTTTCATCGGCAATGCCGGCCTGCTCGGCCCTGTGAGCCCCCTCGCCCATGTTGATCCGAAACAATGGGAGGATGTGCTCGCGGTCAATGTCACCGCCAATTGGCGGCTCATCCGCTCGCTCGATCCCCTGCTGCGCGCCTCCGATGCCGGCCGCGCCGTTTTCATTACCTCAGGGGTCGGGCATCGCGCCGATTTCAAGCCCTATTGGGGTCCCTATGCCACTTCCAAAGCAGCCCTCGACGCTTTGGCGCGGACCTATGCGGCCGAGACCGTCAATGTGTCCCCGGTCAGGGTCATGCTGGTCAATCCCGGCCCCCTGCGGACCGCCATGCGCGCCAAGGCCATGCCGGGTGAAGATCCGCTGACGCTGCGGACGCCGGAAGATTTGAGCCCCAAAGTTTTGACGCTCTGCAGCCCGGAATGGACCGAAACCGGCAAGCTCTATGACTTCCCGCAAGATCGAATTTTGAGCTTTCAAGGGCCGGCGTAA
- a CDS encoding AlbA family DNA-binding domain-containing protein, whose translation MMRNALYCCDNPIDGATNMSLLDIFLDKVTEADLNNLISTCVPESPTIDYKRDTYGNSEGDKREFLADVSSFANTIGGDIVIGIDEAGGLPTAVKPLTGDIDAEVRRLESIALSGIEPRLTNLRIRSVPVAGGHAIIVRVPRSFVPPHRVIAQNSNRFYARAGTKKYEPNVEQLRHLFTDAPHVLERIRSFQADRLVKITVGETPTPLGPLGKVVLHVIPLPSFADGRMADIVSQLAKGGHVPCPLDEVGFSSNYAVNLDGYLSYSVGPPGARLAYAQFFRNGAIEGVGELRSDDNVNSCFITRDLTNLIMSRVRLYLDVLRAYDLGLPVYIFLSLCNATRVVYRYADASGVGCHDSRPLSREIVSVPEIYIDDFNVDVIDVMRPAFTTLWNAVGFLSCNRYDDLARWKSSNPYALTW comes from the coding sequence ATGATGCGCAACGCGCTCTATTGCTGTGACAATCCGATTGACGGGGCGACGAACATGTCTTTGCTCGATATTTTTTTGGATAAAGTAACAGAAGCAGACCTCAACAATCTCATTTCGACTTGTGTCCCGGAGTCCCCTACGATCGACTATAAGCGGGATACCTACGGAAATTCAGAGGGAGACAAGCGCGAATTTCTGGCCGACGTGTCATCCTTCGCGAACACCATAGGGGGCGACATTGTTATCGGCATCGACGAAGCCGGCGGGTTACCTACTGCGGTAAAGCCCTTAACCGGCGACATCGACGCTGAAGTCCGACGCCTCGAAAGCATCGCACTTTCCGGTATCGAGCCCCGTCTTACCAATTTGCGCATTCGTTCGGTCCCCGTTGCCGGTGGACATGCCATCATAGTGCGGGTGCCACGCAGCTTTGTCCCGCCTCACCGGGTTATCGCGCAAAATAGCAACCGATTTTACGCGCGAGCCGGGACAAAGAAGTACGAACCAAATGTCGAGCAGTTACGCCATCTCTTTACCGATGCGCCTCACGTGTTGGAGCGCATCCGATCGTTCCAGGCAGACCGACTCGTTAAGATCACCGTCGGAGAGACGCCGACTCCTCTCGGTCCGCTTGGGAAGGTGGTTCTTCATGTCATTCCCCTTCCCTCTTTTGCCGATGGCCGAATGGCTGATATTGTCTCTCAACTTGCTAAGGGAGGTCATGTCCCGTGTCCGCTCGATGAGGTGGGTTTCTCGTCCAATTACGCGGTGAATTTGGACGGATATTTGAGCTATTCCGTAGGCCCGCCGGGAGCTCGCCTAGCTTATGCGCAATTTTTTCGAAATGGAGCTATAGAGGGCGTCGGCGAGTTAAGAAGCGACGACAACGTAAATTCATGTTTTATTACCAGAGACCTAACAAATCTCATCATGTCTCGGGTACGGCTATACCTTGATGTGCTAAGAGCTTATGATCTGGGCCTTCCCGTCTATATTTTCCTGTCTCTCTGTAACGCCACTCGTGTCGTTTATCGATATGCTGATGCGTCTGGCGTGGGGTGTCACGACAGCCGTCCCCTATCCCGTGAGATTGTCTCCGTGCCTGAAATTTACATCGATGATTTTAACGTCGATGTTATCGATGTGATGCGACCGGCCTTCACCACCCTTTGGAATGCTGTCGGATTTTTGAGCTGTAACAGATATGATGACCTTGCGAGGTGGAAATCTTCGAATCCATACGCATTGACGTGGTGA
- a CDS encoding tetratricopeptide repeat protein — protein MDHLLSTPLEHSGLNVLGFPVSRVLDSSAADGAIVAEYSAENDYFTKGMPKAQKDIAHALSHRPNVRLVLLIAAQPSHPQIVEKFLQVAMAGPGMKERSLRIWGAERIAEQLVDKITFNDSAVEALSAYLPVLTEIWEEAARDRLFPAPDPRHRRRPTVSAQIHCRLTTETCVILGGIAGSGKSDTVAAYGADHRMDYDLLIWFDGDEISRVDDLRAAPLMRGREKRNIASLMRTRRCLLVIDDPKNPLEASALAALCGPGTHVLVTTRELRPDVYAMPSMSAAEARAILDADVPASCPQNVFDTIWATVGGHPLSLALMNGAVRDGAPWCDIQEDCSAVGQLADPKQRLADRLLLRRRDLLQAPLAVFEWAGQPECDEGFLRFAVKPAGIRNLRTHALTAADRDAVVRLHDVVFSSLSSLDWWTPVERNQLNDKLEAYLVAASEANDLSLRAAAGSLRKRLEALIAAGDGRPAFLLALLMAWTPEEIDPIPLGDPAAKASAFAAAKLPIAHVEFRLLIETVEQLFLRVKIEGEAATTAFLDNILPMFDSLAQLPSLSPRQTAEIHHHRGKVYRRLHRDADAQREFETVIAGPSPLDATRLQLIRLYKSANKCAAAAELGKEVLTAAEDTGDVAPSVLLAVIQDLPWRDASVRAELLLSKQDFIEQTIVSYANAGYDQAYKTLAAVARWWSQEAPEVLERVLKAIPALSAERVDDDESRFAFGDILLEASRASGAGVAENQKLALSFFEAEVQPHDFHIQRHAELLLDMGRHAEAEVLLGAHQHFASSCWIQRLMARARLAQDDAPTALTWINRALADDRCSSRHDEFLELRYEIRRALGEASALEDLSAAVNLSAAGPRRSRLEAMLAAATA, from the coding sequence TTGGACCATTTGCTTTCCACACCGCTCGAGCACAGCGGGTTGAACGTACTCGGTTTTCCGGTCAGCCGCGTACTGGATAGCAGTGCCGCCGATGGCGCAATCGTGGCGGAATATTCCGCTGAGAACGACTACTTCACGAAAGGGATGCCCAAGGCCCAAAAGGACATCGCCCACGCCTTGTCTCATCGTCCGAACGTAAGGCTGGTGCTCCTGATCGCTGCGCAGCCGAGTCACCCCCAGATCGTAGAGAAATTCCTCCAAGTGGCGATGGCGGGGCCCGGGATGAAAGAGCGCTCGCTCCGGATCTGGGGCGCCGAACGCATTGCTGAGCAGCTTGTCGACAAAATCACGTTCAATGACTCGGCTGTCGAGGCGCTGTCGGCCTACCTGCCCGTGCTAACCGAGATTTGGGAAGAAGCCGCGCGGGACCGCCTGTTTCCCGCGCCCGATCCACGGCACCGGCGGCGTCCCACGGTATCCGCCCAGATCCATTGTCGCCTTACGACCGAGACGTGTGTCATCCTCGGCGGCATCGCAGGCAGCGGAAAATCGGACACGGTGGCTGCCTACGGCGCCGATCATCGCATGGACTACGACCTCTTGATCTGGTTCGATGGCGATGAGATCAGCCGTGTGGATGATCTGCGAGCAGCCCCTTTGATGCGCGGGCGAGAAAAGCGCAACATCGCCAGCCTTATGCGTACCCGACGCTGCTTGTTGGTGATCGACGACCCCAAAAACCCGCTCGAAGCTTCAGCGCTGGCGGCGCTTTGCGGGCCTGGAACTCACGTTCTGGTCACGACGCGGGAACTGCGGCCCGACGTGTACGCGATGCCGTCGATGTCGGCGGCGGAAGCACGCGCTATCCTCGACGCCGATGTTCCAGCCTCTTGTCCACAGAATGTCTTTGACACGATCTGGGCCACAGTCGGCGGGCATCCGCTCAGTCTTGCCCTGATGAATGGCGCGGTCCGCGACGGCGCTCCCTGGTGCGACATCCAAGAAGATTGCTCCGCCGTGGGCCAGCTTGCCGACCCTAAGCAGCGGCTGGCGGATCGTCTTTTGCTTCGGCGGCGAGATCTCCTGCAGGCCCCCCTCGCTGTCTTCGAGTGGGCAGGTCAGCCTGAGTGTGACGAAGGATTCCTGCGGTTTGCGGTAAAACCGGCCGGCATTCGCAACCTGCGCACCCACGCGCTGACTGCCGCCGACCGCGACGCCGTGGTCCGTCTGCATGACGTAGTGTTTTCCAGCCTCTCGAGCCTCGACTGGTGGACGCCGGTCGAGCGCAATCAACTCAACGACAAGCTCGAGGCCTATCTGGTAGCAGCGTCCGAAGCTAATGACTTGAGCCTGCGGGCTGCGGCCGGAAGCCTTCGGAAACGGCTGGAGGCCCTCATCGCTGCCGGTGATGGACGCCCAGCCTTCCTACTCGCGTTGCTGATGGCCTGGACGCCGGAGGAGATCGACCCCATTCCATTGGGAGATCCGGCGGCCAAAGCGTCAGCGTTCGCGGCTGCAAAGCTCCCGATCGCCCACGTGGAGTTTCGCCTGCTCATCGAGACCGTCGAACAACTCTTCCTCCGCGTGAAAATTGAGGGAGAGGCAGCGACGACCGCATTCCTTGACAACATTCTGCCTATGTTTGACAGCTTGGCCCAACTGCCAAGCTTGAGCCCTCGCCAAACGGCCGAAATTCATCACCATCGCGGCAAGGTCTATCGCCGGCTGCACCGCGATGCGGATGCCCAACGCGAGTTCGAAACGGTGATTGCCGGGCCTTCTCCGCTAGACGCCACGCGCCTACAACTGATCCGCCTCTACAAGTCGGCCAACAAGTGCGCGGCAGCTGCGGAACTCGGTAAAGAGGTCCTGACGGCGGCGGAAGACACCGGCGACGTTGCCCCTTCAGTATTGCTAGCAGTGATTCAAGACCTTCCGTGGCGGGACGCCTCGGTTCGGGCGGAGCTCCTTCTATCAAAGCAGGACTTCATTGAACAGACAATCGTCAGTTATGCGAACGCAGGCTACGATCAGGCGTACAAAACCTTAGCGGCGGTGGCGCGTTGGTGGTCCCAGGAGGCGCCGGAGGTCTTGGAGCGAGTGCTGAAGGCGATCCCAGCTCTGAGTGCGGAACGCGTCGACGACGACGAGTCGCGCTTCGCTTTTGGAGATATTCTGTTGGAGGCATCGCGAGCGTCGGGCGCCGGCGTGGCGGAGAACCAGAAGCTCGCCTTATCCTTCTTCGAGGCAGAGGTACAACCGCATGATTTCCACATTCAACGGCATGCGGAACTGTTGCTCGACATGGGGCGGCACGCCGAGGCAGAAGTCTTGCTTGGAGCGCACCAGCACTTCGCTTCGAGCTGTTGGATCCAACGGCTAATGGCAAGGGCACGTCTCGCGCAGGATGACGCACCCACCGCGCTGACCTGGATTAACCGTGCGCTGGCGGACGACAGGTGTAGCAGCCGACATGACGAGTTCCTGGAACTCCGCTATGAGATCCGCCGAGCACTCGGCGAGGCGAGTGCCCTGGAGGATCTGAGTGCAGCGGTCAACCTTTCGGCGGCGGGCCCACGGCGCTCGCGCCTCGAGGCCATGCTCGCGGCTGCGACCGCTTAA